One Longimicrobium terrae genomic window, ATCGGCTGATAGACGAGGCTGAACTCGTCGCGGCTCAGCGCCCGGCGCAGGTCTGTTTCCAGCGACAGCCGCTCCACCGCGCGCGCGTGCATCTCCGCGTCGAACACCTCGCAGCTGAGCGTGGCGGATGACTTGGCGCGGTACATGGCCATGTCGGCGTTGCGCAGCAGGTCCTCGGGCCGCTCGCCCCCGCTTTCCGCCAGCGCGATGCCGATGCTGGCCGCGGTGAACAGCTCGTAGTCGCCCAGCGTGACCGGCTCGGCCAGCGACGAGGCTACGCGCCCGGCGATGAGCGTGGCTTCCCCGGCCGCTTCCAGGCCGTCCAGCAGCACGGCGAACTCGTCGCCGCCAAAGCGCGCGACCGTGTCCGTCAGGCGGACGGCGGCGCGGATGCGGTCGGCCACCACGTTCAGCAGTTCGTCGCCCACGTGGTGGCCCAGCGAGTCGTTGACCACCTTGAAGCGGTCCAGGTCCAGAAAGAGAACGGCGCACACTCCGCTTTCCCGCCGCCGCACGCGCAGCAGCGCCGTCGTCAGCCGCTCCATGAACAGGTGGCGGTTGGGCAGCCCGGTGAGCGGATCGTGCAGCGCCTGGTGAATGAGCCGGTCCTCCACCCGCTTCTGCTCCGTCACTTCTTCGCCAAAGACGTGCACCGCGTTCAGCGACGGCTGCGGATGGTACGTCCAGGTAAAGACGCGCGGGCCCACGGTGGCCTCGCGGTGGCGGATTCCGGCGGACTGCTGCAGGCAGCGGCGGATGAGCGATTCGTGGTCGCGCGGAAGCAGGGCGGCGGGCCCGTCCAGCCGCATGTCCAGAATCAGCCGCTCCGCCGCGGGGTTCACGTACTGCGGCGCCCCGGCCAGGTCGCATTCCAGCAGGGGATTGGGCGACTGCTCGGGGATGGCGGCCAGGCGGCGGATCTGGTCGTCGCGGCGGCGGCGCTCGGTGACGTCGCGGGAGTTCACCACCACGCCGCGCACCACCGGGTCCAGCAGCAGGTTGCGCCCCACGCCCTCGAAGATGCGCCAGCTTCCGTCGCGGTGCCGCACGCGC contains:
- a CDS encoding EAL domain-containing protein, giving the protein MPVTDRPYSILPPSDDPPALPGPEAARGESEAYFRSLVENARDVIHVINADRTTRYITPSVKRLLGYEPEELIGANVMDLVHPEDAARILEELVRARAVPSTGLPLEVRVRHRDGSWRIFEGVGRNLLLDPVVRGVVVNSRDVTERRRRDDQIRRLAAIPEQSPNPLLECDLAGAPQYVNPAAERLILDMRLDGPAALLPRDHESLIRRCLQQSAGIRHREATVGPRVFTWTYHPQPSLNAVHVFGEEVTEQKRVEDRLIHQALHDPLTGLPNRHLFMERLTTALLRVRRRESGVCAVLFLDLDRFKVVNDSLGHHVGDELLNVVADRIRAAVRLTDTVARFGGDEFAVLLDGLEAAGEATLIAGRVASSLAEPVTLGDYELFTAASIGIALAESGGERPEDLLRNADMAMYRAKSSATLSCEVFDAEMHARAVERLSLETDLRRALSRDEFSLVYQPIVSLRTGAMVGLEALLRWDHPLRGRISPADFVGVAEETGIILPLGVWVLNAACAQLAEWRREFRDARIALSVNLSAKQLGQRDLVDVIRAALRDTGLDPRHLKLEITESAIIDNPGSAGAMLRQLKEIGIQVQMDDFGTGYSSLSSLHTLPLDGLKIDRSFVSRVPGEPATTQMVATIATLAHGLGLAVIAEGVETVEQMELVRSLNCEYAQGYMISRPLDPEGIRALLAEQRRW